From the genome of Halomonas sp. 1513, one region includes:
- a CDS encoding penicillin-binding protein: MKLLKTSVISLLWLILSLGTASVLAVVGAALYFAPGLPDVRQLQDFELHTPLRIFSRDGKLIGEFGEERRMAIDFDEVPEDLVQALLAAEDANYFDHPGVDPRGLARAAYELVSSGGTIQTGGSTITMQVARNYLLTLDRTFTRKIREILLALQMEQVLSKEEIFELYINKIFLGNRAYGVAAAAETYYQKPLSELTLAQKAMIAGLPKAPSSFNPLANPERSLIRRNWILYRMRDLGYIDQAAYEEAVQAPITAQRFTAQVEVDAPYVAEMARQFAIERYGDEAYTGGYRIHTTLDSELQPFARDALTRGLIDYDTRHGWRGAEESGIPSSLVEAQERTERSGLEEELGESPEVMETARQAAESSQSQVEGIDGDVSNWLRVLERTPGFGPLQAAIVVESEGREMTVLDRRGELVTLEWDGLSWAREYRSAFARGPEPSSAAQIASRGDLVRILERNDGSFRLSQRPDAEGSIVVLEPDTGAILALQGGFSFNASKFNRATQAQRQSGSIFKPFVFLAALQDGDMNAATVVNDAPVVMQDGSNDLWRPVNAGGNFLGPTRLRVALAQSRNLVTVRVLQSLGIENAIEFLEGFGFAESRLPRGLSLALGSASLTPLEMTNAYAVLANGGFQVSPWFVERVTRGNDDNVIDEAVPRVACRECDNGATEVRIGDRVYPLAERVADPTSVYILRDMLRDVIDSGTGRAALELGRQDIVGKTGTTNEQRDAWFAGYNDDIVATVWIGKDNNETTGEYGGRAALPVWIDFMGNALNGRPEAMPEAPANIVRARVDADTGRLLHDDQSGGISELFHSDHLPEYQPRSVGREIEDSSGSQGTGSYEAIF, from the coding sequence ATGAAGTTGCTCAAGACCTCTGTTATCTCGCTGCTCTGGCTTATCCTTTCGCTGGGCACCGCCAGTGTACTGGCCGTGGTCGGCGCAGCGCTGTACTTCGCCCCGGGCCTGCCCGACGTGCGCCAGCTTCAGGACTTCGAGCTGCACACCCCGCTGCGCATCTTCAGCCGTGACGGCAAGCTGATTGGCGAGTTCGGCGAAGAGCGGCGCATGGCCATCGACTTCGACGAAGTGCCAGAGGACCTGGTACAGGCGCTGCTCGCCGCCGAGGACGCCAACTACTTCGACCACCCCGGGGTCGACCCGCGCGGTCTGGCGCGCGCCGCCTATGAGCTGGTTTCCAGCGGCGGCACCATCCAGACCGGTGGCTCCACCATCACCATGCAGGTGGCGCGCAACTACCTGCTGACCCTGGACCGCACCTTTACCCGCAAGATTCGCGAGATCCTGCTGGCCCTGCAGATGGAGCAGGTGCTGAGCAAGGAGGAGATCTTCGAGCTCTACATCAACAAGATCTTCCTCGGCAACCGCGCCTACGGCGTCGCCGCCGCCGCCGAAACCTACTACCAGAAGCCGCTCTCGGAGCTGACCCTGGCCCAGAAGGCGATGATCGCCGGCCTGCCCAAGGCGCCCTCATCGTTCAACCCGCTGGCCAACCCGGAGCGTTCACTGATTCGCCGTAACTGGATCCTGTATCGCATGCGTGACCTGGGCTATATCGACCAGGCCGCCTATGAAGAAGCCGTACAGGCGCCGATTACCGCGCAGCGCTTTACCGCCCAGGTCGAGGTCGATGCGCCCTACGTCGCCGAGATGGCTCGCCAGTTCGCCATCGAACGCTACGGCGACGAGGCCTACACCGGCGGCTATCGTATCCATACCACCCTCGACAGCGAGCTGCAGCCTTTCGCCCGCGACGCCCTGACCCGCGGCCTGATCGACTACGACACCCGCCACGGCTGGCGCGGCGCCGAGGAGAGCGGTATTCCGTCGAGCCTGGTCGAGGCCCAGGAGCGCACCGAGCGCAGCGGCCTGGAAGAGGAGCTCGGCGAATCCCCCGAGGTCATGGAGACCGCGCGCCAGGCCGCCGAGAGCAGTCAGAGCCAGGTCGAAGGCATCGACGGCGACGTCAGCAACTGGCTGCGGGTGCTCGAGCGCACCCCCGGCTTTGGCCCGCTGCAGGCGGCCATCGTGGTCGAAAGCGAAGGCCGCGAGATGACCGTCCTCGATCGGCGCGGCGAGCTGGTGACCCTCGAGTGGGACGGCCTGAGCTGGGCGCGCGAGTACCGCAGCGCCTTCGCCCGCGGCCCCGAGCCGAGCTCGGCGGCACAGATTGCCAGCCGCGGCGACCTGGTACGCATCCTCGAGCGCAACGACGGCAGCTTCCGGCTCTCCCAGCGCCCCGACGCCGAAGGCTCGATCGTGGTGCTGGAGCCGGATACCGGGGCGATCCTGGCCCTGCAGGGCGGCTTCAGCTTCAATGCCAGCAAGTTCAACCGCGCCACCCAGGCGCAGCGCCAGTCAGGCTCGATCTTCAAGCCATTCGTGTTCCTTGCCGCACTCCAGGACGGCGACATGAACGCTGCCACCGTGGTCAACGATGCCCCGGTGGTGATGCAGGATGGCAGTAACGACCTGTGGCGTCCGGTCAATGCCGGTGGCAACTTCCTCGGTCCTACCCGCCTGCGGGTGGCGCTGGCCCAGTCGCGCAACCTGGTCACGGTGCGCGTGCTGCAGAGCCTGGGCATCGAGAACGCCATCGAGTTTCTCGAAGGTTTCGGTTTCGCCGAAAGCCGCCTGCCGCGCGGCCTGTCGTTGGCACTGGGCAGCGCCTCGCTGACCCCGCTGGAGATGACCAACGCCTATGCGGTACTCGCCAACGGCGGTTTCCAGGTCTCCCCCTGGTTCGTCGAACGCGTGACTCGCGGCAACGACGACAACGTGATCGACGAAGCCGTGCCGCGGGTCGCCTGCCGCGAGTGCGACAACGGCGCCACCGAGGTACGGATCGGCGATCGCGTCTATCCGCTCGCCGAGCGCGTCGCCGACCCCACCTCCGTCTACATCCTGCGCGACATGCTGCGCGACGTGATCGACAGCGGCACCGGGCGCGCCGCCCTCGAACTCGGCCGCCAGGACATCGTCGGCAAGACCGGCACCACCAACGAACAGCGCGACGCCTGGTTCGCCGGCTACAACGACGATATCGTCGCCACCGTGTGGATCGGCAAGGACAATAACGAGACCACCGGCGAGTATGGCGGCCGCGCTGCCCTGCCGGTATGGATCGACTTCATGGGCAATGCCCTCAACGGTCGCCCCGAAGCGATGCCAGAGGCGCCAGCCAATATCGTCCGCGCTCGGGTCGATGCCGATACCGGCCGGCTCCTCCACGACGACCAATCCGGCGGTATCAGCGAACTGTTCCACAGCGATCACCTGCCGGAGTATCAGCCGCGCAGCGTGGGACGCGAGATCGAGGACAGCAGCGGTTCGCAGGGTACCGGCTCCTACGAGGCTATCTTCTAG